A genomic region of Paenibacillus sp. PL2-23 contains the following coding sequences:
- a CDS encoding glycerophosphodiester phosphodiesterase family protein, which yields MMYRASKLLPVLLCAALLWGLIPVHAAAEESLSIEGQGTRETQEAISESADEDEPGTPEQGTEESPDLPNEELESGDLPHEEPLAEGTNAAVLERPSLVVPKTAGAPVIDGKLDDTNWSINEQVARALTPTQGEPLPAQAAFGVLWDHQYLYIGIRAYDSTPLQDMPGYWFQQDSISLFIDPTLHRSAPFASADLQAGFVYRDGSATPAFSFGAALSSHAGKDDKGIMRAIRKTDDGWELETAISWELLQFDPQLSRELGLEVSVTDRYGSDPSELRSSYWSAYQSQSFWNDTSGYGTLMLSEEDIVQGPSDPVLLEESFDNIPDGALPEGWISDTNAGSPPFAVSGGRLAFNGSASGKQSRVTAPVLWDNYVVEADIQFHSVLNAARWASIIFRGAAEGKQPYNQMAIRQNGTYEVAYRKPDNSWSVMASGPWQALALNEGYSMKVRVFDNNVKEYIKPDNETDFTLLMDRSFDSGLLQRGKIGFQGDQSHVSFDNLKVTRLTVDSMTLNLPEKLEALSGPLTLQASATFSDGLTENVPASRMKLYSSDENILRIVNGQLYPVQAGSAVLTAIYGNAEVRETIIVHASETGAKVVSLSHDQGYTLATVGSPIQLRDLTFAASFSDFSSGTVQGDEIAWSPSGDAVALQGDSLIALERGVHGISGQIDGVTLTLLVAAKSAGETDYVLYENSFDELADGAMPAGWTRLEGTTPSRAAVRDGAFELQASAAPDNPSRVMLPDYLSLFGDYRIEADVTHLAANEPTRWHSIMYRIQNSNYPYYQMAVRQDAKAANGVEFAERNPSNGWSIIDKGPFQERIDAGKMYRYTVIARGNRVQQRVNDTVIIDTDSAGGYLKGGIGLQANGSRMKVDNIRVTLQQEALPPLPSDRFADVYEPDTKIAMGPTVVMEISDVEGLESLHAPETPATVIMHINDQLGITTPSGTPIAEAAEVLEQLEGRIMPAFYVKSEEAADEAAIYAKQKGLEDAFIVSADGALIQRARAIMPMLRGILDFSQRSLTHDDLLDIRRETTISGSKIAILPEASASRDQVAYLQQRTIVVWTKEEISRAESALSKHRLIATGTNGLVTGSPETAFEALGVYNNEVTLIRKPYIIGHRGMPSKSPENTIESNLLAYENGADFIENDMFLTVDDHLVIIHDSVLQNTTNGSGSVESFTLEQIKELNANKPYPNGFPLVRVPTLEEQIELAREKGIMLYAEIKTGNPKAVDALVRIIREQNAEDLINVMSFSSSQLSLFAQQMPGMPVGLLVGSGSETDVNVGKALRSTLRTTQTLNATYNAGFIGMGQQYMEASKHRGIVISPWTINGLADYTSFFLRGVFGITTDYAYYSADWHVALEAEQESYTMKPGDKLTLKAIAEAYNRTTNEVTPQLVWLSGAELFTAEGQELTAMTPGTAHVMLRHTTRLGDNQAYDLYTAPIAIEIKAADVPLPPGGIGSYEPEADNGCSEPQAGSAVIHAAADSDCSRLLREAFSTKEQVEVAFQGELLELEADAWPEHARTEAGLLILSNELATYRFPAALWNPDEWERLTGRQVDELAIRFIIREPNEELHRSAMEALSQSGGSLASGIVEFEVELTDGEGGIWPIPFGRHYAERDMKVHSTNTEASRLTVLQYMPDTGSLHFVPAAFTMDPSGSGMNARLKRNGNSMYLVAAYDRSFQDMAHHWAREHVHLAASKGLLQGKSDSAFAPQDAVTRAEFAAMLVRALGLTPIGTSESFNDVPGDAWYAMEVTTAKLAGLIVGYEDHSFRPDAYIRREEAVAMLMRALAYAGTELDKAALQPNELEKRFLDAKDFVWAHEEASAALAIGLLDGTDDGYLLPQRDMTRAEAATLLLRFLKLAKFI from the coding sequence ATGATGTATCGAGCTTCAAAGCTGCTGCCCGTCTTGCTGTGCGCCGCGCTGTTATGGGGTTTGATTCCGGTCCATGCGGCTGCAGAGGAGAGCTTGTCCATTGAAGGCCAAGGCACCCGTGAAACCCAGGAAGCCATATCGGAATCTGCGGATGAGGATGAGCCTGGTACACCGGAGCAGGGAACGGAAGAATCCCCGGATTTGCCGAACGAGGAGTTGGAGTCAGGAGACCTGCCGCACGAAGAGCCTCTAGCCGAGGGGACGAATGCGGCTGTGCTGGAGCGTCCTTCCCTTGTTGTACCCAAGACGGCAGGCGCGCCTGTGATTGACGGCAAGCTCGATGATACGAATTGGAGCATCAATGAGCAGGTGGCACGAGCCCTAACTCCCACCCAAGGCGAGCCCCTCCCGGCTCAGGCGGCATTCGGCGTGTTGTGGGATCATCAATATTTGTACATAGGCATTCGCGCTTACGACTCCACCCCGCTGCAGGATATGCCCGGCTATTGGTTCCAGCAGGACTCCATAAGCCTGTTTATCGACCCAACCCTGCATCGCTCCGCGCCGTTCGCAAGCGCAGACCTGCAGGCTGGCTTTGTGTATCGCGACGGGTCTGCGACACCGGCATTCAGCTTTGGCGCGGCGCTGTCCAGCCATGCGGGCAAGGACGACAAAGGCATCATGCGGGCAATTCGCAAAACCGATGACGGATGGGAGCTGGAGACTGCTATCTCCTGGGAGCTGCTCCAATTCGACCCGCAGCTGTCCAGAGAGCTGGGGCTCGAGGTCAGCGTTACCGACCGTTACGGCAGCGATCCCTCCGAGCTTCGCAGCTCCTATTGGAGCGCTTATCAATCCCAGTCCTTCTGGAATGACACAAGCGGCTACGGCACCTTGATGCTGAGCGAGGAGGACATTGTACAAGGTCCCAGCGATCCCGTGCTGCTCGAAGAAAGCTTTGACAATATCCCGGATGGCGCTCTTCCCGAAGGCTGGATATCCGATACAAACGCGGGCAGCCCTCCCTTTGCCGTCAGCGGCGGCCGATTGGCGTTCAACGGCAGCGCCTCCGGCAAGCAGTCGCGCGTAACAGCTCCCGTGTTATGGGACAATTATGTCGTAGAGGCGGATATCCAATTCCATAGTGTACTGAATGCCGCAAGATGGGCGTCGATCATCTTCAGAGGAGCCGCTGAGGGCAAGCAGCCCTATAACCAGATGGCGATCCGGCAGAACGGCACCTATGAGGTCGCTTACCGCAAGCCGGACAACAGCTGGTCCGTCATGGCTTCGGGTCCGTGGCAGGCTCTTGCGCTGAACGAGGGCTATTCCATGAAGGTTCGCGTGTTCGACAACAATGTGAAGGAATATATCAAGCCAGACAACGAAACGGATTTTACGCTGCTGATGGACAGAAGCTTCGACAGCGGCTTGCTGCAGCGCGGCAAGATCGGCTTCCAGGGTGATCAAAGCCATGTATCCTTCGACAATCTGAAGGTAACCCGGCTGACTGTGGACAGCATGACGCTGAACCTGCCAGAGAAGCTGGAGGCGCTCAGCGGCCCGCTCACGCTCCAAGCTTCTGCCACCTTCTCCGACGGCTTAACCGAGAATGTGCCAGCCTCGCGGATGAAGCTGTATTCCTCCGACGAGAATATCCTCCGAATCGTGAACGGCCAGCTGTATCCCGTTCAAGCGGGCAGCGCCGTGCTGACAGCTATCTATGGTAACGCCGAAGTGCGTGAGACCATTATCGTCCATGCATCCGAGACTGGCGCAAAGGTAGTATCCCTCTCTCACGACCAAGGGTACACCCTGGCAACTGTAGGCTCGCCCATTCAGCTAAGAGACCTGACATTCGCAGCTTCGTTCAGCGATTTCTCAAGCGGTACGGTGCAGGGCGATGAGATAGCCTGGAGTCCGTCGGGCGACGCGGTGGCCCTTCAAGGGGACAGCCTGATTGCGCTTGAGCGGGGCGTCCATGGGATCAGCGGCCAAATCGACGGCGTGACCCTCACCCTCTTGGTGGCAGCCAAGTCAGCAGGCGAAACCGACTATGTTCTCTATGAGAACAGCTTCGACGAGCTGGCGGATGGCGCCATGCCAGCGGGTTGGACACGCCTGGAAGGCACGACGCCTTCCAGAGCCGCCGTGCGGGACGGCGCTTTCGAGCTGCAAGCCTCCGCTGCGCCGGACAATCCATCCCGGGTTATGCTCCCTGACTATTTGAGCCTGTTCGGCGATTATAGAATTGAAGCGGATGTTACGCACTTGGCTGCCAACGAGCCAACGCGCTGGCATTCCATTATGTACCGGATACAGAACAGCAATTATCCCTATTATCAAATGGCTGTGCGACAGGACGCCAAGGCGGCTAACGGCGTGGAGTTTGCTGAGCGCAATCCATCGAACGGCTGGTCGATTATAGACAAAGGTCCCTTCCAGGAGAGGATCGACGCCGGCAAGATGTACCGCTACACCGTCATTGCAAGAGGCAATCGCGTGCAGCAGCGAGTGAACGATACCGTTATTATTGATACCGATTCAGCAGGAGGCTACTTAAAGGGAGGAATTGGCTTGCAAGCGAACGGAAGCCGCATGAAGGTCGACAACATTCGGGTGACGCTCCAGCAGGAGGCACTGCCGCCTCTGCCGTCGGACCGGTTCGCGGATGTATATGAGCCCGATACCAAAATTGCAATGGGGCCTACTGTCGTCATGGAAATTAGCGACGTGGAGGGACTGGAGTCGCTCCATGCACCTGAGACGCCGGCTACCGTCATCATGCACATCAATGATCAGCTTGGGATTACGACGCCTTCGGGAACGCCTATAGCAGAAGCGGCCGAAGTGCTGGAGCAGCTGGAGGGACGTATCATGCCCGCCTTCTACGTGAAATCCGAGGAAGCGGCCGATGAAGCTGCCATCTATGCGAAGCAGAAGGGGCTGGAGGACGCGTTTATCGTATCCGCTGACGGAGCGCTTATCCAGCGCGCCAGAGCCATTATGCCGATGCTGCGAGGCATTCTGGATTTCAGCCAAAGGTCCCTTACCCATGACGATCTGCTCGATATTCGCCGGGAAACGACGATCAGCGGGTCCAAAATCGCTATTTTACCGGAAGCCAGCGCCTCCAGGGATCAAGTTGCTTATTTGCAGCAGCGCACCATTGTGGTATGGACCAAAGAGGAGATCAGCCGAGCGGAATCCGCCCTGTCGAAGCATCGCTTAATCGCCACAGGCACGAATGGGCTTGTAACGGGCTCGCCGGAGACGGCGTTCGAGGCGCTTGGCGTCTACAATAATGAAGTGACGTTAATAAGGAAGCCTTATATTATCGGCCATCGGGGCATGCCTTCGAAATCTCCCGAGAATACGATCGAGAGCAACCTGCTTGCTTACGAGAATGGTGCCGATTTTATCGAAAATGATATGTTCCTCACGGTCGACGACCATCTCGTTATCATTCACGATTCCGTCCTGCAGAATACGACCAACGGCAGCGGTAGCGTCGAGAGCTTCACACTGGAGCAAATTAAGGAGCTGAACGCCAACAAGCCTTACCCGAACGGCTTCCCTCTTGTCCGTGTTCCGACGCTGGAGGAGCAGATCGAGCTTGCCCGCGAGAAGGGCATCATGCTGTACGCGGAGATCAAGACGGGTAACCCGAAGGCCGTTGACGCGCTTGTCCGCATCATTCGCGAGCAGAACGCCGAGGACCTCATCAATGTGATGAGCTTCAGCTCCTCCCAGCTCAGCCTGTTCGCCCAGCAGATGCCGGGCATGCCTGTAGGTCTGTTAGTGGGCAGCGGCTCGGAGACGGACGTGAATGTAGGCAAGGCGCTGCGCAGCACCCTGCGTACCACGCAGACGCTGAATGCGACTTACAACGCCGGCTTCATTGGCATGGGACAGCAATATATGGAAGCCTCCAAGCATAGAGGCATCGTTATTTCGCCTTGGACGATTAATGGCCTTGCGGATTATACGTCATTTTTCCTGCGGGGCGTGTTCGGCATTACAACGGATTACGCGTATTATTCCGCCGACTGGCATGTGGCGCTGGAAGCGGAGCAGGAGAGCTACACTATGAAGCCGGGCGACAAGCTGACGCTGAAAGCGATCGCCGAAGCCTATAACCGGACGACCAACGAAGTTACGCCCCAGCTCGTCTGGCTGAGCGGCGCAGAGCTGTTCACAGCGGAAGGCCAGGAGCTGACAGCCATGACGCCGGGAACAGCGCATGTGATGCTTCGCCATACGACTCGGCTTGGAGACAATCAAGCTTACGATCTTTACACAGCCCCAATCGCGATTGAAATCAAAGCGGCCGATGTGCCCCTTCCTCCAGGCGGCATTGGCTCCTATGAGCCCGAAGCGGACAATGGCTGCTCTGAGCCGCAAGCAGGCAGCGCTGTTATCCATGCTGCTGCCGACTCCGATTGCTCCCGCCTGCTTCGTGAAGCTTTTTCGACAAAGGAGCAGGTTGAGGTAGCTTTCCAAGGCGAGCTGCTGGAATTGGAGGCTGATGCATGGCCAGAGCATGCGCGCACCGAAGCTGGTTTGCTTATCCTCTCTAATGAGCTGGCGACATACCGCTTCCCTGCTGCTCTGTGGAATCCGGACGAATGGGAGAGGCTTACGGGACGCCAGGTTGATGAGCTGGCGATCCGGTTCATCATCAGGGAGCCGAATGAGGAGCTCCATCGCAGCGCCATGGAAGCCCTGTCCCAATCGGGAGGGTCGCTGGCCAGCGGCATTGTGGAGTTTGAGGTGGAATTGACGGATGGGGAAGGCGGGATCTGGCCGATCCCATTCGGCCGTCATTACGCCGAGCGGGATATGAAGGTTCATTCCACGAACACAGAAGCGTCTCGCTTAACGGTGCTTCAGTATATGCCGGACACGGGAAGCCTGCACTTTGTGCCCGCTGCATTCACGATGGATCCCTCCGGCTCTGGCATGAACGCCAGGCTTAAACGCAACGGCAACAGCATGTACTTAGTAGCGGCCTATGATCGCTCCTTTCAGGACATGGCCCACCATTGGGCGCGCGAGCATGTTCATCTCGCCGCAAGCAAAGGACTTCTGCAGGGCAAATCCGACTCCGCATTTGCGCCGCAGGACGCCGTTACTCGCGCCGAGTTCGCCGCGATGCTTGTACGAGCACTGGGACTAACGCCAATTGGGACAAGCGAGAGCTTTAACGACGTGCCGGGCGACGCCTGGTATGCGATGGAGGTGACAACGGCGAAGCTGGCCGGCCTTATTGTCGGCTATGAGGATCACAGCTTCAGGCCGGATGCCTACATTCGCCGGGAAGAGGCCGTCGCGATGCTGATGCGCGCACTTGCCTATGCGGGCACCGAGCTGGATAAGGCCGCGCTTCAGCCCAATGAGCTGGAGAAGCGCTTCCTGGACGCCAAGGACTTCGTATGGGCGCACGAGGAAGCCTCGGCTGCACTGGCAATTGGCCTACTGGACGGAACCGACGACGGTTATCTGCTGCCGCAACGAGACATGACCCGGGCGGAGGCGGCAACGCTGCTGCTTCGTTTCCTCAAGCTCGCCAAATTTATATAA
- a CDS encoding VanW family protein, whose amino-acid sequence MGWTRWLGLSLAGVHMMASWPHAAITSNGDGVVQEVASEHYWAPIPGFPLVDDDRLDKLMDQVAAKVETSPINASLNASGAIVPERSGTRLDRLAFKKMFYSYMLEGSPTRLEAPLLPVYARVDSEILAAIKVKPIGHYATYFNRRNRNRSANIALAAAALNNHVVFPGERLSFNQTVGKRTKEKGYLRAPVIVRGELYEDIGGGICQVSSTLFNAVDRAGLTIVERYSHSRSVRYVPPGRDATVSWYGPDFVFENPYDQPILIRTFVSPGSVQVVICSSEHLELKPRQVPGASKELPEQHMHDRNASAE is encoded by the coding sequence ATGGGTTGGACAAGATGGCTTGGCTTATCTCTTGCGGGAGTGCACATGATGGCCTCTTGGCCGCACGCTGCGATAACGTCTAATGGGGACGGGGTCGTACAGGAGGTGGCGAGCGAGCATTACTGGGCCCCGATTCCGGGTTTTCCGCTTGTGGACGATGATAGGCTGGACAAGCTGATGGATCAGGTGGCTGCCAAGGTGGAGACGAGTCCCATCAACGCATCGCTTAACGCTTCAGGAGCCATTGTTCCCGAGCGAAGCGGGACGAGGCTGGATCGCCTGGCATTCAAAAAAATGTTTTACAGCTACATGCTTGAGGGCAGCCCGACCCGGTTAGAGGCGCCGCTGCTTCCTGTGTACGCGCGTGTCGACAGCGAAATATTGGCAGCGATCAAGGTGAAGCCCATCGGCCACTATGCGACGTATTTCAACCGACGCAACAGGAATCGGTCCGCCAATATCGCGTTGGCTGCGGCGGCACTGAACAATCATGTAGTATTTCCGGGCGAGCGGCTATCCTTCAACCAGACCGTTGGGAAGCGGACGAAGGAGAAGGGATACCTGCGCGCTCCGGTCATCGTGCGCGGCGAACTGTACGAGGATATTGGAGGGGGGATCTGCCAGGTGTCGTCCACCCTGTTCAATGCGGTTGATCGCGCGGGTCTGACGATTGTCGAGCGATATTCCCATAGCCGAAGCGTCAGATATGTTCCACCGGGACGGGACGCGACGGTTAGCTGGTATGGGCCGGACTTTGTATTCGAAAATCCTTACGACCAGCCGATTCTCATTCGGACGTTCGTAAGCCCTGGCTCCGTGCAGGTTGTGATCTGCTCCTCCGAGCATCTGGAGCTGAAGCCGCGCCAAGTGCCTGGCGCTTCCAAGGAGCTGCCGGAGCAGCACATGCATGATCGTAACGCCAGCGCAGAATGA